CGACCACAATAGGCTCACCAACTGGAGTAcatacagagaatggctcatgaaGCTATTCTGGTTCTATCCTGAATTCGagagcaacataaggagtgacatatgtcaaagtggaaccagggtctATGAGAGCATAAACATCAGGAAATTGGACAATCAGTATACCtctgacaacatctggagaagcatTTGAACTATggcaacccctcatagcatagaaatggttgggtcctcctgaactctgtgaACCACCCCTAGCTGTACCACGCCATGCGGGTGctagagtgcctcgagctggaggaggtgtcgtgaatgtagtagctgcagaacttgCTGGTTGTGTCGTACCCCTACCCACATTCTGGCAGGACGAATGgcaatccctctgaatatgacctctGATACTGCACCCCTTGCATatgggtaggtccatgtagcaggCTCTAaaatgcatcttcccacacctagggcatgggggcctccgcttcTGTTGGAATATCCCACAAGGTTGACCCTATTGGTAAGATTGCATGTTGCTCTAACTGGGCCTGAAACAGCTCCACTCCTGCTGACCAGGCCCTGATGGTgatgcactggctgaagactaaACAAAGGACTAGTTTGGCCtggatgaccctcccctaaactCTGTTTTCCACCACTACCACCAATGGAAGAACCCCCAAAATTGCCCGTTGACTAGGACTTCTTGCTACCCTTTTGCTCCATCTTGGCATTCAATTATCTAGTCTCTaaggcttgagaaaatgccaccatcttcccgTAGTTCATATCAAAATTCAGGGCAGTTGTAGAGGCTTCATAAATAAACAATGGGTtgaggccctgcacaaatcggcgCACACTAGCCTTTATaatgggcaacatgtaaatagcatacttggacaggcgcgtgaacttcatatggtaatcccacacactcatgctaccttgttTCAGGCTCCCAAACTCAGCGTCACAGGCTGCCCTAGTCTTGGCAGGCAAGAAACAATCAATGAAGACATCGCCAAACTCACTCGACTTCTCCGGAGGGCTCCCTTCCTCatgggattcctcccacaactcaaaccaagaatacgccacctctttcaggcggtaggaggccaaatCCTCTGCTTCCGTCTCAATGGCATGCATGACtcagagagtcttgtgcatctcatcaataaagtcctgggatCCTCTTCGGGATCAGTGCCCATGAATATTAGAGGATCCAACTGTAGAAACATGTGCAGCCTGGAGCTAGCAAAATCCCCTAGCTGGCTGGAAGAAGTGGGTACAATATTCAATCAAACTGTAGAAACCCGTTCACcttgtagttttggggttaggttgttTGAGCCTACCCTTCCTTGGTAACTAAACGATACTCCTAAAACATTTATTATATAATGAAGTTGctgctcatttcataatcttttagACTTCCTTTCATtgcattggcaccattggccacaagtgtaATTTTTATTCTTAGCACAATGGCCACATCTTATATTTtatactcacttctttcactttcaagaatAATCATAGATTATCCActaagagcatttgaaatcaaGACTTTTAGTATGTAGATGAACGATAGGAGCCTTAAGTACATTGAGTTTCTCTTCCAAAATTAGGCATAATaaacttgcaattgaaacatgattttAAATCACAACATTTTAATATATTAGTCATACTTAAATACATGCCCGATGGAGAACATAATATAATAGGGGCAATTGGAACACATTTGGAGTATATATCTTTCAGCACAAAGCTCATTTAGAATAATAAAATCCATTAGGAATGATCCGGAACATGAGAAATACGGGCTTAGACCAATCACACTTGaaacttacaagaacatcatggaattcgactctacaagagaagtttagccaacatatctcgcttgagctttccttaaactaCTGCAATGTTTCGAAAATCCTAGCGACCTTAATCTATTAGAGACATGATAAAATTGAACCAAAAGTACGAAGAGATTCGTGGGTTCAGCTCATTTAGGCATCTTATCAAGCCCTAGTTGTGCAAATCAAACTACAACACTCTCTTATAAGATTTCTTCCTCTCCCCCCCCATAACCCATATCAACCAACAATTCATCCAGGGTAATTCAACGACCTCCAAGACCCCTCTATTGATACATGCATGCAATATCTTCTACTCCCCGGCCCACTTAAACCTGAAACAGACTTGCATGGATGATGTAGGACAAGAACTGACTTGGATAGGTGATGGCCTAGTGAGTGAttcccttgaatcttcaagattAGGGCAAGGATTGATGAAATTGGAAtccctcctctctctctctaaagCACTCCCATCTCTCTGAAATAGATGTTTAAACCAGCTAAACTAACCCCCAAAGTCTTTATATAAAAATGGGGTCGGGTAAAATTTCCTCAAACTTAAGCCTCCGAACCGGGTCTGCAACCCCAGACCGGACCTTCAAagagatatgcggtccgcaaagtggacCGAAACaatttttgcggaccgcaaaatttgtCTAAAAAACCCGGATGCTCGGGTTAGGTTTGTAGCATGTATGCGATCCGAAGACCAATTATGCGGCCACGAAATGGACTGCGAAATCACCCTCCGATAATTTTCATATTGAATTCTGCGATGGAAGTAAGGCCCACGAAAttattatgcggttgcataatggaccccaaaatgacctctaAAATTGGCTTTGTTTCTTTTGCACTTTGGGGCGGATCTGCGTTCCGTGAAGTGGTTATGCGATCTCATAGTGGATCGCAAAAATACCATGTTCTGCAATGATTATTCTTCCAACTCCCCACGCATTGCAGAAGTCTAAAAGTCCGTTCCGCTGTGAGCTCTCTACTACCTTCGAACACGTTAGCCTaactcggcaccacaaaaccccggGTTCTAGGTAACATTTATGGGGCCTAGCTCCCCTACTTAGGATCATTCTTCCTCAAATAAGAAGTAAAGTTCGCCTAAAAAATCTGACATATGTCATCTCTTattctgtcatgccccaaactaggtgagcgcgaccggcactcaaccgagagaacccggccgagcaagcctgttatatttcctactacccaaactcatccatggaTAAAGAGGAGATATACTCCATTAATAAACagtgaaaagatttcattaataacATCCATTTCATTcgcattagcagcttcattcataattcccaaaatattacgagtttatagaattaatgaaaaacatgattttcaaataccaacatttctagttcaattcccaacatcaaccaaaacccacaacctgtctacggagcctctaagtacaatagaagatattatggaaatgtcggcaacaaggccccggctatatctcaaaatacagtgcatgagaaataaaagatgcatgacctcgaaatgaagtggggctcaccaaatctgctGAAAAAAGCATACTTCTATCCCTGATCAATGCCGCTTGCTGTATAACCACTTGCATCTATTAAaggatgcagcgcccccagcaaaagggacgttagtactgtcgaataacactagtatgtatagctaaaagtcctctttcaaaatagaatgcccatataagaaaaggcaacacaaaGAAATAtcaagccaaaatcaacaatatccaaatgtctagttaaaacataataattttcaaaatacgaacttcatatacaattttggttgggagatcattagcaccgatataccaccgtctttgttagcacagagtccgatcatgcccgatcggctaggccatctccccacgaacaatgtggtttgacatgtgatgcgaaagaaagttattaccaagagtagtactaccatgtgtgcaacatggcgtccgatctccacccgatcaaataggccgccttcccacatatgtcgtgtgggttgactttttcaatccataattgttaccagtttcatcccaattaaggtgaataatatcacaatttctccaatatttcaatttcatcccaaataaaggggaataatcacaatccacccataCACTGGCACGTGTATTTTCAAGTGTGGGCCTTATGACTCACCCTTCCTCGATTTTTCTAATGAtgctctcaaaaatatttttgatttgatttactcacagaggtaacataaatacaattgtactcacctcaacatctttcacactgtataaattctcattagtatttccagtcattcacaacaacaatatttccttggctcatttggccattcacaagattctttattccttgcacgatggccgtatttcatattccaaacTTTTACCTCTtttaatttcaaagatcaccattaaatatcaacatatagaatattccgaaaatcacaactttaagatcattagaaatgaacaatttaagcacaatagatttctttccgagaagtggagtaaaataattggcaatttattcacaagttaaaatcatcaacaagtaacacaccatttattctttaaatacttttccccaaaaagggcaatacacaatttccactcacgaatatgtaagaacgcaaaatacattgaaaatactcacaaagtaTAGTATTTGGTAAAACAACCACGTATGGCAGGACTTGAGTACAAaatcttttaggcaattctattttcgatgTCATTTTAAaacagttgagtcgaggctcatttaataatctttatcacatattcttatttcattggcaccactagccacaactataacttaaattcttggcacgttggccacactctatatccccaattcacttatttcacttccaaccatctttatagattatcaacaataagacatttccaatcaagactttaggtacacatatgagcaattaagagtcttaagaatattgagatcttctcacacaatttgacatcataaccttcatttagaacacgactcaaagacatggcattttaatacacatatcattctggaacacattcccaaaggataacataatatgattgGAGCATTCGGAACAAGTTTCATTTGGAACAAgttttattgggaacaactcggaacatagaatatgGAACTTTAGAGAACCACACTTGAAACTTaggggaacatcatggaattcaattctaagagagaaagtttagccaacataccttgctttgagctttccttaatttactacaacgttccagaaattctagcaatcccaatctattttgagacacaacaaaattgaaccataattaggaattTATTAcagtctcagctcatttgagcattttatcaaacactaggtgtgaaaATTTAACTATAAGGTTCTTctataagatttccttcactcctcaacccaatctttacttatttgagctaaacaatcttcccacaaaccttataagtacaagcatgtataaatgatacttttacacccaagaatcatattctcaatcacccatcttttaccccaaactcgaaattgaagactaggggtttgaatcttacctcttagatgaagatcttgtgggttttccttcTCAATCTtctaagatttgagcaagacttgatgaataattagcctagggtttcctctctctctaaaaaactctcacttctctctaaaacatcagatatTTGGCTCAAAAATATTCCTTTGCGTGTacttaacgaagtagggtcgggttataaaaacctaaaaatgaagctccggaacaggatatgtggtcgcatatgtgaccgcggaatggatatgcggtccgcatatcggccgcacaattggcCTCCAGAACTGGGAAAAATCTgcctgggtttgcggtcactatgtggctcgcagacctgttctgcagtcCCATAATGAACCGCAAAATAGTCAGCATAGTAGACCGTagaatggcatccaaaactgCCTCTtttcctgcctcactctgcggccattatgcggtctgcatagtgattctgcggtcgcataatggaccgcagaaacgcatttctctgccaaaaatattcctttatcccttagtgcattgttcaacccaaaaagtccgagcttcGAAGATTTTATATAATCCTCAAACAGCTACTCCGGCACCaagaaaccttgaattcatttgcaaaattttccggggctttacacttaaataGTTCAAAACTTTttagggtgttacattcttccccgctttggatcattcgtcctcgaatgaaggTCAAAATCTgccattagcattcaatgtggctCAAGTGTTAGTTCACACACactagtagtttcaaaatttggctaactctctaaatttccaaaaattttgccatagtatcccctgtaactgggcctatccacctgtcagagtagcaaaaaaacaactcctaacaacgcATCCACAACTCTACAAGgcatcacaatgtatatcaacaacactaatctcaacattacaggcattatattatcaagagtgatatctggacatgaactacacattgttttaaatcataacacctagaaagtacctttcaaatcaaaacCAATTACTATACAATCAAGcagaaatattttctttccacaacactttcggccttcaaggtgaccttttcgacttacagacttcgccataacacattaacgtagGCAATCCCAACTTCCGGAcatatctaacaaggatgacaattaggtacctttCATAAGTTaactatccattaacttcaccttcaataacCTCCACCAGAACGATATACAAAGGATTTCCAAGTACctccttagacatagacacatgaaacaccgggtacacggaggacaataatagggaaacatcatactcatagtttgtcctatttccttcaagatttcataaggcctactGTTACTACacctactttacctttattaataattcacatagcatcctcatggagaaaatattgagaataacacgttcactttcttcaactctaaatctctatgccgaacacccaaactaaacctttggcgacctccaacaattagtctaagatgcactagcttgaatatgaccatacaACTTCCTAtctaatatatttgatcacgggatgatgcttcttatttgaaatatttgaaccttcaacccccataggttactataaatatgaacaacgagGTTTGAGATTGGCTCGAATTATTCATGAATCCATCAATGCGCTGAGcacggcatttcaggaggttatatcctaagagatatgaaggttactaccaatagcattggcatgattaatcattgtgatgaaattattgattcgacaaatgaggcatagagttgcctagtaggaattgataatgtagggaccatgttcatgattctgagatttaaaagaaatgagtcatgaaaaggacaacaacaattatttcatttcatatgtgccttgttcggcaatacTAGGCCTCAAGGAGAGATCCCTAAGTATGTGACACTAGTCACTTCTTGGAATGTAGGAAActtgaaatgagaatattttggcacctcgaatgtgatatgggtttcaaaatgcatgaaattgcattacggtcttaacattaactgacacaaggaatctatTTCACAATCCCATggagatgaaaaagaagttgaacacttgtgagattattatcattctcacaacttaaccttttccaatagTTCATCCTATATGAGAGGAATAGAGATACGACGActttgtgaaaatctcaaatttttccaGAAActtttatgcggacaagtgaccgCTTTCAATTGATAGCTACACATATGATAGAtgctgagatatgctcttatgttactaAATAGTGAAAAGGGTTcgtgataatattcacaaaggagtaaagtgaCTGTTCCAACAATAGGatccacatacaccggagagaaaagAGTGGCTcaggaaggatctcaacactaggctgctttacattagatatgataccacataggtaaatattacgatggtgcgtgcataggcacaagtgagcAAATGTTATTCATTCGAATCAAAAGGttttgtaagaaattcatcaggtatagccccttgttgagaatttaggaaagcaagtgggatgtattaatcctagagttataactcaattcaaggaaataattatAGAGCTTAAtgcctcaagaggttgtaaataagataatttgtgatagagtggcttcacgaataatgcgtctcgttcaaagaatagatacagagaacgactcataaagttgttccggttctatcccaacttccatagtagcataaggagtgacatatgacaaagtggaaccgggatcaataagagcatacacatcatgagattggacagtcaatatacctgtaaccacatctggagaagcctcaaacttttgacgtctcctcatagcataaaacctactgggccctcccgagctctgaataccacccctagctgttCCACGCCCTGCGGGCGGTATAGTGCCTCTAGTTGGGGGAGgcattgtggatgtagtagctatagAACTAGATGGTTATGTCGCACCCTCGCCCATGCTCAATTTCTCTGAATCTGACCCCTCTAAATGGGACCAAAGTAGTTAGCTCTTCACGCTGCGGAGCCGGGTCCTAGACCACTGAGCTACTTGCCTCACCCGGTGATGGCTATGTGGTAGTTGTTGGAGTAATGGCATTTGGGTCCTCAAGTGAATGTGCTATGGCCCTCTATGCATCTGCCTCCTCTTCATCTCTGTCCTATAAAGAGGCAACCCGTTTACTTTTGTATTGCATTTGGTCATCGACATCATAAACATCTTGCTCTTCCTCGGTCTCTTCACGAGACTCCCCAATTCCTCATTCGAATGGTCATCAGTGTGTGCACCATGTTTCGAAGCCTGTGAGGTGTCACTACCATGTTTCTCCTCTAGTGAGAGAAGGTTTGAGAAATTCAAAATAAGTTTCCGAGCCTGGGAGGTGCCAGTGCAATGTTGCTCCTCTACCGGGAGAAGGTTTGTGAAGTCCAACTCCAAGGTCTGCATCTTGTGCATCTCCAACTTAAGCTTGGCAACATCCTTTTTTAGTTGAGGCATGTCTCCATCTCCACCTCGCTCAACCTTCTCAAGGCGAGCTTCAATGTTCTGGAGTCGATCTTTAtaagatatatattttttcaaaagaTCACTCACTAATGCTTGGAGTGGTTCCCAAGCTTGCTTGATGAGAAGTGGAAGATCTTTCACAAGCTTGTCCACTTTGGCATTAGAGTTTTATGCCTGTAGACCAAGCTTTGAACTGGTAGGTAGTGAAGCAGATGGTATTACAGTGGCTGGCCTGGGTTTTGATGTTGTGGCTAGCCTAGGTGTGCAGGTGGAGGTGGCATGTTGCTGCTAAAGTAGATGAAGCCAATGGGAGGACAACTGATTGTTCCAGGGCAACATTCTCTAAAGCAGTGTAGGGTGTTTGGGACCTAGTAATGTGAATGTCTTGGGTGGCCTCTACCTTACGGTCGTACCGGACAATTGGTGGAACCTCTTCTTTTTCACACAAGGCAGTGATGAGGCACGAAAAGGGAAGCaaagttttttcttgattttctcgGATACCGATTTCCGGGAATATGAGCTTGCCCACATAAATCTTGAATCCTGACATGATTGAAGCAATTAAGATCGCCTTTTCTATGCTGATGTCGGTTTCATTTTTTGTTTGTTGTATGCGAGAACAAAACAAATCTAGCCAA
This region of Nicotiana tomentosiformis chromosome 4, ASM39032v3, whole genome shotgun sequence genomic DNA includes:
- the LOC138909856 gene encoding uncharacterized protein, producing the protein MHAIETEAEDLASYRLKEVAYSWFELWEESHEEGSPPEKSSEFGDVFIDCFLPAKTRAACDAEFGSLKQGSMSVWDYHMKFTRLSKYAIYMLPIIKASVRRFVQGLNPLFIYEASTTALNFDMNYGKMVAFSQALETR